The Pseudostreptobacillus hongkongensis genomic interval AAATATTTGTGAAGAACCATTTTTCTAAATTACTTAAAGATAATGGAATAATACATAGTATGTCAAGACCAGGGAAATGTCCTGATAATTCTCCTATTGAAAGTTTTTGGGGTATACTTAAGTCAGAGCTTGTATATAATGAGATTGTTAGATTTAAC includes:
- a CDS encoding integrase core domain-containing protein, with the translated sequence IFVKNHFSKLLKDNGIIHSMSRPGKCPDNSPIESFWGILKSELVYNEIVRFNKLNREEAIESIEKYIEYYNNERIRIKEIAL